In Spea bombifrons isolate aSpeBom1 chromosome 12, aSpeBom1.2.pri, whole genome shotgun sequence, the following proteins share a genomic window:
- the LOC128469691 gene encoding protein kinase C delta type-like produces the protein MKVKNRKRQVPESEKDHLRMMKPALVLRKHLYHRMSLPETQYQVQHLLTGFVSNLYWVLLATDYISNQKVAVKVVSKRAMLNLGWENIMSERRVLEITAGSFFLTHAVSTFQTEEGQWFKFYHLGLTLCLFNRFFAAEIVCGLQFLHNNGVIHRDLKPENILLDGVGHIRIADFGLALENMFGDIKAIGNAGTNGYIAPEMYRGECYNRGVDWWAFGVILYQMATGLYPFYFDDNDDNTLINSVLYQTPEYPEWLSITTKDILQLVSTSRYSMGFRIPLDI, from the exons ATGAAGGTGAAGAACAGGAAAAGGCAGGTTCCAGAAAGCGAAAAAGATCATCTTCGCATGATGAAACCTGCCCTAGTACTAAGAAAGCACCTGTACCATCGCATGTCGCTCCCAGAAACACAGTACCAGGTCCAACATCTCTTGACCGGCTTTGTTTCCAATCTGTACTGG GTCCTGCTGGCTACTGATTACATCAGTAACCAGAAGGTTGCTGTAAAAGTGGTGAGCAAAAGAGCTATGCTGAATCTTGGCTGGGAGAACATCATGTCGGAGCGTCGGGTCTTGGAGATCACAGCAGGCAGCTTCTTTCTCACCCATGCCGTCTCCACTTTCCAGACAGAG GAAGGGCAATGGTTTAAATTTTATCATTTGGGGTTAACTTTATGTTTATTCAACAGGTTCTTCGCGGCAGAGATTGTCTGCGGCCTGCAGTTCCTGCACAACAATGGTGTCATCCATCG AGACCTGAAACCAGAAAATATTCTCCTGGACGGCGTCGGCCATATAAGAATAGCTGATTTTGGGCTGGCGCTAGAGAATATGTTTGGTGATATCAAAGCCATTGGAAATGCAGGAACAAATGGCTATATTGCACCAGAG ATGTACAGAGGTGAATGCTACAACCGGGGAGTCGACTGGTGGGCATTTGGCGTCATCCTTTATCAAATGGCCACGGGAttatatcccttttattttgaTGATAATGATGATAACACCTTGATCAACTCAGTGCTCTACCAAACACCAGAGTACCCTGAGTGGCTTAGCATTACCACCAAAGACATTTTACAATTGGTGAGTACAAGCAGATATTCTATGGGCTTTAGAATTCCTCTCGATATATAG